The window TGAAGCAAGCTCAATTGGATGGCGCAGATCTAACAGGAGCAATCCTCACGGGAGCCTGTATTGAAGATTGGGGGATTACAGGTACTACCAAGCTAGAGGGTGTACGATGTGACTACATATTCATGCGTCTTGAGACAAAAGACAATCCCGACCGATTACGAAAGCCCGATAACTGGCGAGAAACCTTCGCTGATGGAGAATTTTCTGATTTCATTAAACCTTACGTTGATACTCTAGATTTGTACCACAGTCAGGATATTGACCCCCGCGCCATCTCCATTGCCCTCAAAAACCTGTCAGTCAATCATCCAGAGGAAAAGCTACAGTTTGTGGCGATCGAACGGCGAGGCGGCAATGGATTGAATCTCAGGTTTACAACGGCACCAGGAGCAGACAAATCTGAGTTAAGTCACGAGTATTTTACGGATTATGCTCGAATTAAGAAAGAATTGCCAATCGCCGTTCAGTTAAGATTGGCTGAACAAGATGCTGAAATTCGCACACTTAAGGGAACGATCGAGCAGTTTATTGAAGCAGGTACGCATCAATCTAAAATTCAAGCGGAAACAATTCAGGTCATTCAAGGAGAATTGGTTGTGACAGAGAACAAGGGAATCAACATCACTTCAGGCGGTGGTAGCATTGGTGACATCAGTGGCTTAGTTGGTGGTGATGTCAGTGGAGTCGTTAATCTTGGCACCATTAGCGGCAACGTGACCAACACGATCAATCAGTTGCCAGATGCGTCTGAACCCGATCAGCCTAACCTTAAAGAACTCCTGACACAACTCCAACAGGCGATCGAAAATGATTCCAACCTATCTGACCCCGACAAAGCCGATCTGTTAGAGCAGGTGCAAGTTTTGGCAGAAGCTAAGCAGACAGAGGAACCTGCGAAAAAAGAAGGGTTAGCACGCAAAGCGAGGAAGATGTTTGACGCAACATTGAGCAGTTTGCCGCAAACTGCCAGCATTGTAGAAGCGTGCAGTAAGTTATTGCCAATGGTTTTAAAGGCATTAGGGGTGTCTGCGTAGCATCGCAGTATTTGCTTCAAGTGCCACCTCATCGGATGATAGAGCGACTCGGCATAAGATGCGATCGCTCATTTATTCCCTCCCAACTTTTCCAGCAACGCTTGCCACAGCCCAATCTGCTGCTGTAATTGCTGGATGCGATCGCACCTCGGACAATGAGGAAAAGCGATCGCTCATTCATTCCCTCCCAACTTTTCCAGCAACGCTTGCCACACCTCAATCTGCTGCTGTAATTGTTGGATGCGATCACTGTCTACTTCCCGTCTAACCAACCCACCTCGACCCGCTAATTCACCTTGACAACGGGTAATCAGTTCGCTGAGGGCTTTCCCAGGTTTTCTTTGTCCTCCTGATTCATTTCAGTATCGCTAATTGACACTACACCCCTAGCTGCCTGCTCTAGCAATTCCGAACGAGAAAGTCCTAAAGCTTTCGCCCTCTCATCAATTTTTTGCGCGGCTGTCGGCGTCAGCATAATCGAGAATCGCTCCTTAGCTTCTCCCCAAGCCATTCTCTCGGCTTGATTTTGCTTTTTCTTGCGACGATCTCTCATCCTTTAACCCTATTTATGCATAGCTTCAAACCTTTATTTTATGACTTCTATAGACATCTTTTCTGTTACAATTGCCTTATGTATACATAGGGTAAAACAAACCTATCGATACAAAGAGCCGTGCATCCTTGGCTACCAACCTGATCCGCACGGCTCTACCTCCACACAATTAGGGAGATTCTTTGATCATGACAAAAAATCAAGCAATTAGCCTCATTGATGGCTATCAGCAAGCCTTAGAGGATTTTGCGATCGCGCCTCTGATCACCCGCCTGAAAACCTACTCCGATGCCGACTTCGATGCGGCGTGGATGAACCTCACCCAACCCGAACTCGAAAGCCTAGCCGCTATCCTCATCCGAGAATTAACCGCCAACCTCAACGGCAAAGCGATCGCCGGATACTTAAACGCCCTACGTCACGGCAGCATCGACATACCCCCCAGCTTAGTTCACCTAGTATTTGGGCCCCCATCCATTGACCTGCCAGCCAACTTCCCCGACGTTCAAACCCCTCGCTACTTAGGGCTTGCTGAATAAGTCGGCGAAAAACAACCGATGGATTAATCAGTTATTTAATCCTGGAATAATAATGAGCTTTTGTTGTTGTTAATTCCCACAAGCATAAGCCGAATTAATAGTTATCGAGAAAAAAGGCGTGATGTTGTGTATTGCACAAAAAAAGACAAAAAAACTGCCGTAGCAGGGTGGAAAGATTCATGACTAAAAAAGTGATAGCAATAGCCGTTTGAGAAGTATGAGGCAGTTTAGCCATGACGCGATTCAAGCTAAATCTTCGCTTTGAGATGCCAAATTTTCCTTCAATAGCATTGCGAACCTTCTCGTCGTCTAAGGCTTGTTTCTTTTTGTCTGAGCTGACATTAGCTGGAGGTCTGCCTAAGGGGGGGCCACTTATTCTAATCCCTCTTTCTTTACAGAATGCTCGATTCTCGCGATTTCGATAAATTCTATCTACATGTACTGATTCGGGATAGACTCCTGTGTGCTGTTTAAATGCTTCTATTTGGGCTTTTAAGTCTCCGGCTTCATTAAAGTTATCCCAGCTTATACGGTCTAAAAAGACATATCCATCTCTGACGCTTGCTGCTAGTTTAGCTCCAAATTCTACAGGTTTTCCGGCTTTTCCTCTCACAATTGGACGGATATGGGGCTGACTTAAACTGACTATTCTGTCGTCAATTCTCTGGGCTTTATTCTCATACATCCATTGCTGTTGACGGTAAACTTCCGCCACCACCAGCAAGCTCTTATATTGAGAGATGCTCAAACCCTCAAGTGCTTCTCCTGTCTGAAGGAGCTGGTCAATGTGTGATAAATTTCTTTTTATATATTTCAGTTGTTTTTTTATAGCTTTTCTTCTCTCTTTTCTTGACGATCTCCGTTTTTTGGCGACTTTCAAGTAATCTTTCCGAGCGAGGTTTCTATAAGTTTTTGGCTTTTTCTTTAGTCTCCCTTTTAGGGGCTTATAGAGAGTATCTATTATCTTTTCCGTTTTGACTCTGGCTTGATTTAATAGACCCAAGTCATTGGGATAGCTGATATCTCCTGGCGCACAGGTAGCATCCAGAATTAATTTCCCTTGATTCGGGCTTTCTCTTGTTTCTTGCCTTTCTGAGAGTGAGCTTTTTTTTTAGATTCCTCCTCTGTTTCTTCCTGAATCTTCTTTACCATTCTTTGATTTATTTGATTTACTAAATCAACATTTATCCTTTCTCTAAATCTTACCAAAAGTGAGGCATCATAAGGGGCTTCGTTGCTGTAATGCTTTCTCCCTATAAAGTATTGTAAGTAAGGGTTTTCTTTTATTTGTTCTACTGTTTCCCGATCGCTTATTCCTAATCTTTCTTTGATTATTAATGAACCCAATGCCATCCGAAATGGCAGCGCAGGTGCCCCCATATCAATAGAAAAAATTTTGGCGTATTCCTCTTCAAATTCATCCCAGGGTATCAGATTTGCCATGATTACCCAACGGTTATCTTGTGATAACTTTCCCTCAAAGGGCAGCTCAAAGTTTTCCGGTGGGGTCGGGCTTGAGGAAGCTTTTCTGTACATTTTCCCTGCTCTTGGTACAAGGATTTTGTGGGATTCTACCAGATTTCCTGGGAGCTGAACAACTTTCAAGACCGCTCAAACTATTTATAGCTAAGGGTTTCCGGTTTTTACAGCAAACCCTACTTATACGGCGACAAACTGCGCTGGATTCCTGAAGGCGACAAAACAGACTGGGGAATTGCGATCGGCAGATTCTACAGCTTTGCTCCCCACCACTGCGCTTGGACGTGGTGCTACCTCATTTGGCTCGACAAACTCTCCCCCAGTACCGCTTGGACGGTTGCCGATATCGCCTGGGAAAACGACCTCGAACCGATGGAGGACGCCGCATGAAACCCCGTCCCCTCACCGAACGAGAACAAACTCTAATCGACTTCTACGGTTACTGTCAACTTGGGATGACACCGCAGCAATTCTACGCCAAATGGCAAGTCAATCACGAAGCGATCGCCTTTATCTGCTCTCGTTCCATGTCTACCGTCCGACGCTGGTTTAGAAGGGGTAAAAACTACCGCCGTCCGCAACCTTCCGATTTGCGCCATCTCGCCTTGATGGACTTCCTATTGGAGCATTACCAAGACATTCCCGAACAACTCTTAAACGCGCTGTGTTCTCCCAAGCGCAACCCATAGGAATCCCAACTTTCACCCAATGTAAATATCCGTTGGACATTATCTCGCTAGCCATCCTCTTTGTAGGGTGGCTTTAGTTGTTTAGAGCAACCTAAAAACCTTGAGAACATTCAAAGCGAACCAGCGCAAAGCCAACAACCACAGGGCTTCAGGACGGCGTATCGCCCAAGAAATTGAAATTATTCGCGCTGCACTCAAACGACGCGGCTACCGCATCCGCAAGCAACCCAAACAAGCTGCTTGGGCTGTTTACGTCACCGATGACAAATTCTACCTGTTGACCTATCAACCCGCCCCTATCAGTGCTTGGGTGCTTCACCCGCAAGATAACGATTCCACCCGCGCCACCCTCTCCAACCTCATTCAACGTGCATTAACCAAACAACCCGCAGGCAATACCAGGAGGAATTCATGACTACTTACCTCGAACGATTAAGTCCTTGGTGCCTCGTCAGACTTCTTCCCAAAATGCAGCGACTTACTGTTGGTCGTTTTCGTCGCTGGAATGATGCCCACGAACATATGCGATGTTCTTGTTCAGAGGATAGGCGATCGCATGAACTTGGGCAGGCGAATGCCAAAGATTTTTCTTTTCCCCCTTTAATCAGCCGGCGCTCATAGAGGGGGTTAGGGGGTCTAAAGCGTTAACGATTGCGGATCGGTTTCAATCAACTTCGCCAAGTCTTGCAGGAACGCTGCCGCATCAGCACCGTAAATAATCCGGTGGTCACAAGTGATATTCACCTGCATCTGACGCCGCACACCCATCATTCCCTCCTCCGTTGCCACAACGCTAGGACGTGATGCCCCGATCGCCAAAATTGACCCTTGTCCTGGCGGTAAAATAGCATCAAAACGGTCAACCCCAAACATGCCCAAATTGGACAGCGTGAAGGTACCAGAGCTATATTCCTCCGGCTGCAACTGCTTGAGTCTGGCACGTTCTACCAAGTCTTTCCAATTGCGAGATAGGGAATAAATATCAACTTGGTCAGCTTGTTGTAAGACCGGCGTAATCAGTCCTCCACCAGGCATTGCCACCGCGACGGCAATATTGATGGAACTGTGATACTGAATGCCCTGTTCTACACAACTGGCATTGACCAAAGGATGTTTTTGTAACGTAACCGCCACGGCCTTAGCCAGCAGTGCCGTCATCGTCACGCCTTTGGTCTTGATTTTTTTGTATAACTTATCCAGCTCATCGGTTGTAATGGTATAGCCAACGTGGAAGGTAGGCACCTGAAGGCTGGCAACCATATTCCGTACCACCGCATTTTGCAGCGTATTAAACGGTACGGTTTCACCCAAGGCAGCAACAGGAACCGCTGGGGTGGGGGCTGGACGAGGTGCAGGGGTAGTTGGCGCGGGGGTTGAGGTTGGTTTCGGTGCTGTTGTCGTCGCGGCAGGCGTAGCGGCAGGAGTACTCCCTTTCCCGGCGGCGGCTTCCACATCCTCGGCAATAACCCGCCCATAGGGGCCACTGCCTTTGAGGCTGTTGAGATCGACGCGGAGTTCCTTGGCTAACTTGCGAGCGCGAGGTGAGGCGACAATCCGTCCATTGCGAGGGCTGGGTGTATCTTGAGCCGCCACTGGGGCAGCCTCTACTTGTCCAGGCGTCGGTGTGGGTACCGAGTCTTTTTGAGGGGTGGAAACAGCAGTACCCTGGCTGGATTGAGCCGCTTGTTGTTTAACTTGCTCAATTTCAGCTTCCGATTCTGCCAAAAGTGCGATCGCCGCCCCTACGGGAGCTGATTCACCAGCCGGTACCGTGATCACAGCCAGATAACCTTCATAGAAGGACTCAACGTCCATATCTGCCTTATCTGACTCAACCACCACCACCGTTTCGCCTTTCTCAACTCGGTCCCCTGGAGATTTTACCCAAGAGACTATTTTGCCTTCGGTCATTGTGGAACTGAGGGCGGGCATGAAAACTTCGTGGATCATGAGGTGGTTTTCCGAATCAATTGAGCTAAGGCGAACAAGAATTTTTGCCAGATTGCATTGTAGCCTGAGGAACGGCTCTAGAACCATTGAGTCTTCACAGTTCTTGGAGAAGCTGTACCCCAGATCGCATTTCTAACACTTAGCAGCCGAAATCGCCAAGAGATCTATATTGATTTTTGCCACAAGCCGAAACGGGGAGACAATTATACGAAGTTGCGTTCAAAGGGGATAGATCAGAAACAGCAGGGGAGCTGGGGAGCTGGGGAAAAAGTCTGCTATCTTTGACTGCAACTTGGTATTAGCTGATTTTTCGCCCCTGATAGCGAGGGAGTGATGGATCAATTTCTTTAGTCCAAGCTTCGATGCCACCTTGGACTTTGGTTCCGGCAATCCCAGCCTTCTGTAGCAGTACTAAAGCACGGGCAGAGGGTTTGCCAGTCGTGCAGTAAGCCAAGAGTTTACGACCTTTAAGCTGGGACTTAATGGCGTTAATGCCTTTGCCTTGTTCTATGTCTTGTAGAGGCAGCGAGACGGCACCGGGGATGTGTGAAAATTTGTATTCATCGGGCGTGCGAACATCGACCAACAGGTAATTTTCCTGCTTGCTGTTCATGAGTTTCTTGAGTTGCTGTACACTCATGACTGGCTCAGACGCTTCTTGAATCGCATCGCCGATGATCGGTAAATCTGAGGCCACAGCTAAAGGCACTCCCGCTTGGATCACAGGTCGTAGTAAGTCCGAGTTGTAGCGTACCGCTCCTACAGCACCCACAGCGCCCAAGGCGAGAGCTACACCACAACCGGATAACCAGCGTTGTTTGGGCACTCGCTTATTGGCCAAACTTAACTTAATTTCGGGGATGTCTTTACGCACGTATGTGGGAAGACTTGGGTCGATGTAATCTCTCCAGGCATCAATCCCACCCGTAATATTGGTGGCTTTGATACCTGCTTGTTGTAGGCGAAAGACACTGTGGGCTGAGCGAATTCCAGCTCTACACAAAATGAGGACTTGTATTTCTTCGTTGGGATGATGCTGTTGTTTGTCTTGAATGAGTTTTTTGATTTTTGCTAATGCTGCACCCGATTTAATTTGTGGATAAGGAATCAGGAACCACTCTCCTGGTAGGTGAGCAATGTTAAATTCGCTGTTGTAGCGCACATCAATCAGTAAGAGATTGGTGGCGTTTTTCGTCAAAAGTTGCTGGAGTTGTTGGACGCTCATCTGAGGGACTTGCGTTTGCACAAACCGATTGCCGACGACGGGAAGTTGGGTAAGTTTGCCAACGGGATTGCCTTGGGGGATGAAGTTGGATAAATTCGTGCGAACGTCGAGCATGATTGTTGCTTTCCTTTGTTCTCTCTATCCTGTCTAAATCGCAATTGCAGTTTGGTAATGCTTACCCAGGTGTTTTGCAGTTAATGAACAAAAAAACTTATTGGTTGCTGTTATTCCTGCAAAATTAGCTGACTACATTGGGACAATGTAGAGTATTTTTAGCGGGGTTTAAAGGATTAATTAGCTTTAAATCCCAATGTTTAAATCCTGGCTTGAAAAAATATTTATTGAGAGTTTTTCATCAAAAAGCGAGGATTATTTGACTAAAATAGAAGAATATCATTCCGAGATAAAACTCAAATTAGGTCACGCGTTTCTGTCATAACCATAGGTTACCTGAGTATCCGAAAAAGTTATAATTCTTCGATAAATAATTATTTCAGCTTTAAATTAAAAATCGATTCTTAAAGTTACGATGAACTCATCAACCCAGGAGATAGGATTCCAGAGCTTCTTCCACTTGGCGTGAATCCTACTTATCTCAACTTTAGATTCACCCGTCAGTGAAACCGATACTTGCTCTCAGTTTTCGCAGATGGTTTCCTCTCCCCGTAGCTCCAGCCTGGTTAGCGACAGCATCGCTAATTGAGTAGACGGTTTGATAGTAAAGATATGTTAAAAATATAGATTAAATTAACAAGCCATTCCTGATGTGCTATTGACTCAAACCGTAAGTTAAATTATCCGATCTACAAACTTCGTCAACGTTGCAATTGAAACATGACAAAGCTCTATTCGGTTATTTATTTTTATTTCCCTTATTGAACAGCTCTGCTGTTAAGTGTTATGTCTGGTCAGTTGAAAAATTCTCTCGTGCTGCTAGCCAGTGTGGCGATCACCCTGAGTGCTTGCAATCGCGTCAATGTGGAGTCGAGGAACATCGAAGGGAATCGCTCAGAGCTAACCCCTCAGGAAACAACACCTGTGAAGAGTCCCTCACCCCTTGTGACACCTAGCCCCATATTGAGTCAGGACAAGTCGGAAATTAAGACTTCTAGCGCTAGCGTAAAGGTTAATCGAGAAAACTACAAACCCATTGCCCTTACTCAGTTAACGAAAAATGAAGCTCTCACCGGTGAGGAACCCAAAGCGATCGCCCTAGCGGCTTTCGGTGATGTTGACTCCGAGGGAGGTTCACGAGACGTAAAAGTCGAGTATCCGCAACCCGATCGCGCCGTTGTAATCATTACCCAAACCGGTGTTGCGGATGATTCGGTGCGGGCAATTCGGTATCGAGCTGAACTAGTCCCTACCTCAAAATCCCAGACGGGCAAGCAGTGGAAGATCGTGTGGGCTGGCTCTCAGTTTACCTGTCAACGGGGGCGCGGTCATCAAGATTGGTCAATAAAGCTTTGCTCTTGATATTCCTCACTTGAGGCTGCGCTGCTTACCGTATTCACGAGCTTTTTGGATTAGCTCTAAAATATCTGAACGGCTTGATTCCGGTGAGTCCTTGGGAAAAAACAGCCCTTGTAAACCATAACCGATTAATCCCCCATATTCTCTAAAGACGAGAAAAGTTTCATCCTTAAAGCCTAGGTAAGAAGGCAGGGGAGTCGTATAGGGAATTACGGTAAAACCATTAGCACGGAACACAAGCATTGAGCGCAGCATGTGAGGTTCGTCCGTAACCAATATAATTCGCTGAACTCCCCGTGATTGTAAGATGGCGGCTGAGAAAGTTGCATTTTCTGCTGTAGTTAACGAGCAATTTTCTCCATCTATCGATTGCGGAGAAATCCCTTTTGCCTTCAGTTGCTCTATCATACTAGGAGCATCAGCAATCCCGCTCACAAAAATCTGCGGTGCTTGCCCATTATTCCAAAGTTTAGCCGCCAGATTGACTCTGTAGTCATAAAATTCTCCTCCCCCCCGTCCTAGCACTACAATTGCATCGGCTTTTGCTCCGGGGTCAGTTGGCAGGAAAACCACTAATAATTTAGAAGAGAAAAGAATAAATAAGGGAAAAATAGCTGTAAAAATAAATAAAAACCAATAAAACTTCCGATTTTTTAATTTATGCTTCCATGTCCTATATTTAATTAACCACAGAATTACGAAAAAAACGAATAGAGCTAGAGCCAATAAAAGAGGCTGATTCAGCCATTCAATCTGCCACCAAGGAATAAAAATTGGCAGTTTATTTAGTGTGCGTTCACATAAATTTGAATCAAACATTCACAACTGTAGTAAAGTTGTCATGAGTCATTTATAGCACTTCCAATTTTAGATGACTACATCAACATCCATCGATAAATCTCTCTAACTCTTACTTCCAAGGGGATAAAGACTAATTTTAGAAAAGGGGAAAAAGGACGATTTCCTTGTCCTTTTTCCCTCAAGTGACAACCCTTACCAATTGTTGCGCGGGAGGGAGGGATCTATTTTTTCTGTCCATTCCTTAATCCCGCCAGAATATTGAATGCCTTCAACTCCTGCCTCCTGAAGCCTAACTAGCGCCACCCCAGATCGGTAACCATGAGTGCAGTAAGCAATCAAACGACGACCATTAAGCATGGATTTAACTTTTTGGATGCCGGAACCTGCCTCAATTTCTGTCAGAGGTACAAGAACCGACCCAGGAATATGAGAAAGTTTGTACTCCTCAGGAGTCCGGACATCTAAGATGAGGTAATTTTTATCCTTGCTATCAATTAATTGCTTGAGTTCTTGAGCACTAATTTGGGGTGTCTCTGCCCGTTTAATGGCATAATCCACGAAGCCTACATTTGATGCCCACTTGACAGGCACCCCAGCTTTAATCACAGGGATGAGTAAATCTGGGTTGTGACGCACAGCGGCGAGAGCACCAAAAGCTCCTAAGGCAAGAGCTACACCAACACCGTATAACCAGAGTTTCTTGCTCGGACGCTGCTTGGTCTGGGTAAGCTGATTTTCTAGGGTATTTTTCATGAAATACTGGAGTAGGTAAGGGGGAGATTTCTTGTCTCCAAGCTTGGCAGCTATGGATCAAGCCAAAAGGGTTTTGCCTAGATATATTCTAAGAGATTCAAATAAAGAGCAAAATTTTACCGAAAATTCTTATTTAGGGCTTTAAAAAATTTAGTGGTTTTTAAAGTGTGAGTGAAGTAACCAATCGGCAAGACTCTTTTAAGTTTTCCCAGTTTTTTTATTTGCCCACTGGGGCAGATCGTGCAGAAAGGTTCCCAGTTTACCTGTCAACCGGGGTGAGGTTATCAAGATGGGTCAATGAGGCTTTGCTCTTGACCTGCTCTTGCTTTTTTCTTTGCAGATGACCCTGAATCGAATGACACTTTGTTATGACAATCAAGGAATGATCGCCAAGCGGGACGCTGTCCGGTGGAAACCGGAACTTGAGGGCTACCCTAGTGGAACACAGTCCGCAAATAAAGGTTTATTTCTCATCCTAGGGACAGAGTTGAGGAGTGTTCCGACTCTCTGATCGTCGTGCCATTCGACCCTGCGTAATTGAAGGCGTACTCCAACGATCGCCCCGCTCTATTCGCACAACCTAAACGTCACCCCGAATTTCTTCTACAACTCCATCCCGTAGAAGAATTTCTACATTCATTTTTCGCACCAGGTTATCTCCCAGTTCAACACGGAAATAACTTTCCATCTGACCTTGATTCACTTCTTGATCCAGCTCGAGCATCTGTACTTGTTGTAGTTGCTGGAGCTGCTGATTTTTTTGCTCTAGCAGTTCACTTTTCTTTTGATTGACCTGCATTTGAATATTTTCGATTTGTTGCGCCATCTGAGGTCCTGGCGGTTGCAAGGTTTGTTTTTGAATTTCTGCGATCGCTCGTTGCCCTTGCATATCGAGCTGTTGTAGCTGGGAGTCAATTTGGTTAATTTGCGCCTGAAGTTGTTGCTGAACTTCTTCCTTCCATCGGGGGGTGACGATGGCTTTAATGTTAATCGGTCGCTTTAACAGCAAGTTTGACTTAAATTCGTCCATATATGTTGCGCTCGGTAGATCTAAAGGTTAAATGATTTGAAGTTTCCTACTTTGCAGGAGAATCGATCAGAGAGTTTTAGACAACTCTCTCCTTTTTCACCTGAATCAGGCAAACATCCCGATAATAATATCGTGATAACGTTCCATAACAACGGGTCGCCGGATTTTCAAGGTTTGAGTCATCATGCCATTTTCCAGAGAAAATGGTTCTAAAATCAACTCAAAAGAGCCAATCCGGTCATCAGGGCGATAACCTGGGCGATTTTTGACCTCTCGGTTTAGTTCGCTACGGAATAAGCTCTGAACCTCTTTACTCTGAAGGTCAATAGCTGTCCGGAACTCCTCTGGTGGTGCGGCAGACTGAGGGGACACAGCATCAGGGAGACGCAGGTTAAGATTTTGAGCGGCAGCCCACTGTTGTAAGGCTTCGAGATTAGGAACAATTAATGCACCGAGCGATCGCTGGTCTTGACCCACTAACATAATCTGATCGATATAAGCACTGCGTATGCAAGCATCTTCAATCGGCTGCGGCTCAATATTTTCACCATTGGTTAAGACAATCGTGTCCTTGGCCCGACCGGTCAGCACCAGGTGATTTTCCGGTGTCACCCAACCCAAATCCCCCGTATCAAACCAACCGTCGGCATCAATTGCTTTGGCCGTGGCTTCCGGTTTTTTATAATAGCCTTGCATTACTTGTGGACCCCGTACCATGACTAAACCCTGCTGTCCTTGAGGCAGAAGTTGACGAGTTTCGGGGTTAACAATCCGAATTTCTGTACCGGGCATGGGTGGGCCTGAACTATAGCGCAAGTTCCGCCAAGGACGGCGCACGTTGGTCACAGGAGAGGTTTCTGTCAAACCGTAGCCCACCAACACTTCTACCCCAATAATCTCAAAAAAGTCGTCCAAGTGCCTTGCCAGGGAACCACCACCGCTAATGACGATCTTAATTTGTCCGCCGGTGGCTTCGCGGACTTTTTGATAAACGATCTTGTTTGCTAGTTGATGAACCGGCCAGAGGACAGTGGCTTGGACACGGGCTTTTAGTCGTTCGATGGCGGAGGGTTGGAGGTTGCCTAAGCTCAATCCCTGCGCTAGTCGCCGTGCCTCAATGTAACGTTTACTTACGTTCAGGAAGTTTTGTACCAATCGCTGCTTATTGGCAGGCTGTTCGCGGAACTGCTTTTGCACGCCTTCGTAAATGGATTCCCACAGTCGTGGTACACCGACCATCAATTGGGGTTTAAATTCTCTCAGGTCTTTTTTGACGTTGCGTAAATTCGTATAAATCTGCGTGCAACCTTGGGAAAGGATGAAATACTCAACCGCTCGCTCGTAGGCGTGCCAACTCGGAAGGATGGAAAGAACTTTATCGCCCGGTTCTGGTAACCATACGGAACCAATGTTTACAACTTGATGTAGCAAGTTCCCATGAGTCAGCATGACGCCCTTGGGCTTGCCGGTGGTACCAGAGGTGTAGAGTAGGGTGGCTAAAGTATCCCGATGGTGGATAACACTCGTTAGGGGGTGGGATGCCCCGGCTGCCATTAACTGGGCGTAGTTGATAATCTTCAGCGTTTCGCCTTCCGGCGGCTGTTCTTCGGAGAGGAGAATCACCCAACCAATGGGAAGAGAGTCTAAGCGATCGCGCAAACTTTTCAGCAAGGCGAGGTTTTCCACCACTAAACCGATGCTACCGCTATCTTCCAGGATATAGAGTAGTTCTTCTCGGTCTGCCTGAGCGCTACGCACAGCATTTGCCGCCCCTGCTGTAATGATGCCCTGATCGGCAATCATCCATCGGGGACTGTTGTCGGCAAACAGAGCAATCCGAGTCGGAAGTCCTGTTTCATCCAATTCTGTCTTGAACCCCAGTGATTGCAACCCAGCCGCAAATTGCTGAATCTGCTGATATAACTGGGCATAGGTGAGGGACGAAGGTTTAGCACCAAGCGCTCCGACACCATGAGGGTCTTGGAGAGCAACAATATTCTTAAAGCGTTGAGCAGCAAGAGGCCAAATTTCAGGAAGGGACTGCACGGAAGAATAATCGGCAGCACGTTTGAGGTTATTACTTTCTTCTGGAGTGAGGCGGTAAGCGGTGCGATGGTTCGACATAACTCAATTCCCTGAATAGTCGATTGCTTGTGTTTTTACCATACTCTTGTGCTACGCCAGAATAGATCTTTTGAGAGGACA of the Allocoleopsis franciscana PCC 7113 genome contains:
- a CDS encoding rhodanese-like domain-containing protein — translated: MLDVRTNLSNFIPQGNPVGKLTQLPVVGNRFVQTQVPQMSVQQLQQLLTKNATNLLLIDVRYNSEFNIAHLPGEWFLIPYPQIKSGAALAKIKKLIQDKQQHHPNEEIQVLILCRAGIRSAHSVFRLQQAGIKATNITGGIDAWRDYIDPSLPTYVRKDIPEIKLSLANKRVPKQRWLSGCGVALALGAVGAVGAVRYNSDLLRPVIQAGVPLAVASDLPIIGDAIQEASEPVMSVQQLKKLMNSKQENYLLVDVRTPDEYKFSHIPGAVSLPLQDIEQGKGINAIKSQLKGRKLLAYCTTGKPSARALVLLQKAGIAGTKVQGGIEAWTKEIDPSLPRYQGRKIS
- a CDS encoding pentapeptide repeat-containing protein, producing MPIVLVAVMLAGHLSWKTVKGNQAFRWMLQIAIAIAAKGGHTFRGANLTDADFTGATLKLCDLRGANLKRTRLFEAKGLEFSRLGNTYLANPKIRQLVVTLNGQAQNFDGLNLEGVNLQDANLQDASFIGANLNHANLQNTDLSRAILKQAQLDGADLTGAILTGACIEDWGITGTTKLEGVRCDYIFMRLETKDNPDRLRKPDNWRETFADGEFSDFIKPYVDTLDLYHSQDIDPRAISIALKNLSVNHPEEKLQFVAIERRGGNGLNLRFTTAPGADKSELSHEYFTDYARIKKELPIAVQLRLAEQDAEIRTLKGTIEQFIEAGTHQSKIQAETIQVIQGELVVTENKGINITSGGGSIGDISGLVGGDVSGVVNLGTISGNVTNTINQLPDASEPDQPNLKELLTQLQQAIENDSNLSDPDKADLLEQVQVLAEAKQTEEPAKKEGLARKARKMFDATLSSLPQTASIVEACSKLLPMVLKALGVSA
- a CDS encoding ribbon-helix-helix domain-containing protein is translated as MRDRRKKKQNQAERMAWGEAKERFSIMLTPTAAQKIDERAKALGLSRSELLEQAARGVVSISDTEMNQEDKENLGKPSAN
- a CDS encoding IS5 family transposase (programmed frameshift), encoding MYRKASSSPTPPENFELPFEGKLSQDNRWVIMANLIPWDEFEEEYAKIFSIDMGAPALPFRMALGSLIIKERLGISDRETVEQIKENPYLQYFIGRKHYSNEAPYDASLLVRFRERINVDLVNQINQRMVKKIQEETEEESKKKSLSERQETRESPNQGKLILDATCAPGDISYPNDLGLLNQARVKTEKIIDTLYKPLKGRLKKKPKTYRNLARKDYLKVAKKRRSSRKERRKAIKKQLKYIKRNLSHIDQLLQTGEALEGLSISQYKSLLVVAEVYRQQQWMYENKAQRIDDRIVSLSQPHIRPIVRGKAGKPVEFGAKLAASVRDGYVFLDRISWDNFNEAGDLKAQIEAFKQHTGVYPESVHVDRIYRNRENRAFCKERGIRISGPPLGRPPANVSSDKKKQALDDEKVRNAIEGKFGISKRRFSLNRVMAKLPHTSQTAIAITFLVMNLSTLLRQFFCLFLCNTQHHAFFLDNY
- a CDS encoding dihydrolipoamide acetyltransferase family protein, with translation MIHEVFMPALSSTMTEGKIVSWVKSPGDRVEKGETVVVVESDKADMDVESFYEGYLAVITVPAGESAPVGAAIALLAESEAEIEQVKQQAAQSSQGTAVSTPQKDSVPTPTPGQVEAAPVAAQDTPSPRNGRIVASPRARKLAKELRVDLNSLKGSGPYGRVIAEDVEAAAGKGSTPAATPAATTTAPKPTSTPAPTTPAPRPAPTPAVPVAALGETVPFNTLQNAVVRNMVASLQVPTFHVGYTITTDELDKLYKKIKTKGVTMTALLAKAVAVTLQKHPLVNASCVEQGIQYHSSINIAVAVAMPGGGLITPVLQQADQVDIYSLSRNWKDLVERARLKQLQPEEYSSGTFTLSNLGMFGVDRFDAILPPGQGSILAIGASRPSVVATEEGMMGVRRQMQVNITCDHRIIYGADAAAFLQDLAKLIETDPQSLTL